The following nucleotide sequence is from uncultured Campylobacter sp..
TAACCCTATCCAAGGCGGACGAAATTATCAAATTAACCAAAAACGAAACCTCTTTGTTGCAGCTGCTTTTAAGCTCTAGCGCGCGGATCGCAAGCGGCCTTGAGATAGAAAACGAGCTGTTCGAGGGCTGCGACGAGTATGACGATAAACGGGTAAGAAATATCATATCCAGATTTCACCGAAAAATCGGCTATAAGCTGATAGAAAACATCTACTCGCAAGGATACAGAATAAAATGGCGATAGTGGACATTAAGAAAAACCATCAGAGATTTGAGACGATATTTTCAAATTCCGGCGTCGGCATCTTCATCGTGGACAAGAAAAGAAATATTATGGAGTGCAACGAGACCTTTTGTAAAATTTTCGGCTACGAATACGACGAGATCATCGGCAAATCCGCGCAAACTATACATCTAAGCGAGGAGAAATACCTGCATTTCGCAGACATCGCCTTTAATAAAGTAAGGAAAAATGAGGCTCTGCAGCTAAACTACGAGCTAAGGCACAAAAGCGGCAAAGGGCTATGGATTAGAATTTCGGGCGACTCCATATCGGGAAACGACGAGGTGCTTTGGATAGTGGTGGATATCACCAAAAGAGTGATGGCGGAGAAGAAATTAAAACAAAGCAGGCTAAAGGTCAAACGGCTAAATTTAACGCTCAACCACGAGATCGAGGAGCAGCTAAAGCTCATAAGGCGCCAAGACGAGCAGCTGCAGTATCAATCAAGGCTCGCTCAGATGGGCGAAATTTTAAATATGATAGCGCATCAATGGAGGCAGCCGCTATCCGCTATCTCGGCTACGGCTTCATATTTAAGCACTAGCTGCTTGATGGCGGATAAATTTGACAAAACGACTCTTTTGGAGGAGCTCGGCAAGATCGAGCAGTATTCCAAGCACCTGTCCGAAACGATCGATGAATTTAGAAATTTCTTTAAGCCCGCCAAGATTAAGGAGGTTACGAGCCTGGAGGAGCTTTGCACTATGGCGATAAATATCGCAAAAGCGATACTGCAAAATCAAAAGATTAAAATTTACGCGAAATACGGCTGCAACCAGACTCTGCTCACATATAAAAACGAGGTTTCGCAGGTTATTTTAAACATCATAAAAAATGCACAGGACGCCTTTTTGGAAAGAAATATCGACGACGGCGTTATCGAAATTTCAACCTACATCGAAAAGTCATATCTTTGCTTAAGCGTAAAAGATAACGCCGGCGGCATCAAAAAGGAGATCGCAGATAAAATCTTCGATCTGTATTTTTCTACCAAAGCCAGCAAAAACGGCACCGGCATCGGGCTATATATGTCAAAGATCATCATCGAAGATCACTGCAAGGGCTCGCTCGTCGTAGAGAGCCTAAAGAACGGCTCAAATTTTATAATCAAACTTCCGAAATGAAGCTTTTCTGAGACAATTTAAAATTTAATCCAAATTTACGCTACAAATGGGCTGCACTCTTTTTATATAATTAACAAAGATTAAATTTTATGTAAGGAGGGAGCGATGAGCGAACCTGAAGAGAAAATTTATCTGGAGGAGCGGAAGCTTGTTAGAAGATATTCTCCGCTCACATCGGTGCTTG
It contains:
- a CDS encoding PAS domain-containing sensor histidine kinase, whose protein sequence is MAIVDIKKNHQRFETIFSNSGVGIFIVDKKRNIMECNETFCKIFGYEYDEIIGKSAQTIHLSEEKYLHFADIAFNKVRKNEALQLNYELRHKSGKGLWIRISGDSISGNDEVLWIVVDITKRVMAEKKLKQSRLKVKRLNLTLNHEIEEQLKLIRRQDEQLQYQSRLAQMGEILNMIAHQWRQPLSAISATASYLSTSCLMADKFDKTTLLEELGKIEQYSKHLSETIDEFRNFFKPAKIKEVTSLEELCTMAINIAKAILQNQKIKIYAKYGCNQTLLTYKNEVSQVILNIIKNAQDAFLERNIDDGVIEISTYIEKSYLCLSVKDNAGGIKKEIADKIFDLYFSTKASKNGTGIGLYMSKIIIEDHCKGSLVVESLKNGSNFIIKLPK